AATTAACTTTGTATAAGATATTTAtacatttctcaaaattatttACGCTTTTATGttggaaaaacaaaacatagaaaaattaaTCGATGATCTACTCATTAAAAACACCGTAAATAAGCATTCAAATTAAGTTTTTCGGCTATAAGACTACCTCAAAAAAGGAAGACTCAAGTCATGATGCCTGTCATGGAATCAtgacatgatgatgatgatcagtaTACGTACATGACTTGTCAAGATTAAAGTACAAGGAACAGAAACTCtcaatatcattattattatatagtcatgaccagctgcatgcatgcatgctagctagtCATGAGTTTCCAATCTCTCTTTTCGGGGTTTTGCCTTAATTgccagtttattttttattttgcttgtCTTTTCCTTTTGTACTAAAGAACACcgtcttttcctctttcggtGATCATGAAGTcgtaaacaaacaaacaaatatatatatatatatatatacacacatacatatagtaATGGAAACAGACCAGCAGCTTGTCTTGTCGACTAGCAGTCAAACGAGTGTTTCTCACAATCATATATGCAAAATCATGAAAGTGTCCCAGAAATCAAGAAATACCATATACACGTGATAATATTGCATATTATAATCATAATTAAGTAGTATAAATCCATTTCATATCCCGCAGAGAGAAGGACGTACAAGAAACACATGATAGCTGAAGGAGGGAGCGGATGCATAATGATGACTATTGCACAAATGAAGAAACCAAGGATCAATACTAGAATCTGATATACATATCCATCCGGCCTCACGTTTAAATGATTGGAAAGCAATAATAAGAATATACTGTAGAGATATTTCACTATTGTAGTAGTAAGCCTAGCTAACTGTATTATATAAACTGTAAAAACACAAACCACGAAGATGGAAGAAACGGTTTTTTCtgtcctttctcttttttttttttttttggctctcTGTATcgctctctcttcttcttttactttgttttgcttgcttaattacCTATTCGAAATGGGATTTGGACCACTTGGAACTTCATGTTCACCGTCATAGAAGGTCTTTTCTTGCCACGGCAATGTCGATCTGCTAGCTTGGAACTGCAACCTGCCCCTCCTTGGACCCGATGGACGGACATCATGGATGGCTGTCGATGCGCAATCGGTCTTTGACTTGCCAACCCCATGTTTTCTTGAAGAAAATTCCATGGTGTTTCTCTTCGTGGCTCCATCTCTAAAGGAGGTAAGAGGTGGGGAGCTATGTTTCATGCCAGCCACAGTGGTATCAGAGATAAGTAACAGAATGAAGAAGAGGCCGGTGAGAGAGTTAAGATAGGGAGAGACATTAATGTTATCAGTAGCCATGCAAAatgaaatctatatataaaatcatccaAGAGGTCTTAAGTGATCAGCATCTAGCAAGGTATATCTTGGGTTGGTTATGTGAAAGCTAGCTCAGAGCTCAAGATGGCAAACATACTTCATCTCATCTTGAGACTAATGCCTCGTTCATCTTATTATAAGCAttcaaatgagagagagagagagagagttgttcAAAAGTAAAAAGTGGAAAGCAAGGGGTGGTGAACTGCTTTAACAATACTTTGAGGTGATGAGAGTACGACAGATTGCTTTAGTCCTGTGGAGGTGactatgaggaaaaaaaaaaacaaattgagagagagagagagagagagagagagagagagagagagagagagagagagagagagagagagagagagacagttgATCTTTAGTTGACATTTCTGACAGGGAGCGCACCCTTGGAAGCAGCCCATAGTCCCCCAGGAGGAGGACCGAGTAGAGCCCACATTTATACAGAAAGGGTCCGTTTCTGCAGATACACATGATATGGAGTCCTATAAAATCAGCTTGGACCCgtcaaaaagagagagagagagaagaacagAAGAAAACAATCATCATGATGTTAATCTTGGGGATGTGTTTAAATGCTCAAGCATGTTAATATCAAAATTAGAAACAAGTGACATGCAGCTTCTTGCTCAAGCTTTACAAATAATTTGTGTATGGAATCTcaggtaaaaaataaaaaaatctacgaTCGCCAATTCGTGATTTATATGTAGGATGGTATGTGTAATATTACTGTCTAGGGTGCATATTAGAATAATATAACTGCAGAGATTAACTACACCTATATATTCTCTTAAGACTTATGAAGAacaaatgataatttaaaaatattagtcATGTTTTGACTAGTTTTAGATATGGTTTATATAGTTTCTAGCAcacaaagattttaaaaaagttaattcacaaattgacgtaattttatgtaatacgttaagtctattttacaataaaattaattttataatctaacatactaTATTATCTTACGTTAATTTATTAATGtgcttttataaaatctgtGTAACTAAATAAGCAAACCTAAAAGCCCAAAGGAATAATGTCTTCCTCAAGCCGAAGaccatttatattttatacgcAAAATGAAAATTGGTCCCTAGCATCCTCATTGGCTTGGTTGAAAGAGAAGGAtgatcaaaatttaaataatcagtGCCAAAAAGACCTAATTCTAGGTTGGgcatatctaaaataatttagatttcaGCTACAATGATTAGCTAAAAATAGAAGCTGATTACAGTTGGTTcatcaaatcttaaaatactaACTTCTCACTCCAAGCCAACGTTAGAATACTAGTTTCTCACTCCAAGCAAAAATACTATTTGGttagtaattaataaatttagatagagttttagatgaatttaatcaaatattttttgttattagcattaaatgacatttgaaaatataaatttttaaaattaatttaagtagaatataattattattattaacatttaattggtagaactataaaatgtgataaaaataaattaaataaaaaattattaaattaataatatttgattattatataaaaagtgaatgtataattcaatagagggattgaatttaaatggaataagaaaatgtaaaaaaatgtgatattgattaaattttgaagatgcatttggccAAGCTAAGGATGATGCTCTAAAAGGGTCCTTTTTCTAGTACTCCTTACGGTAAGCGTTCTTGATCGTACAGATTGCTATACTAGTTAAGACGTAGCAGTTGTGGAGAAACGTCACATTGTCCTCTCGAGCTGAAGGGTTAAGTAGCAATATTAGACAATATTAGTAGTCAATTATACTTGTCTCAATTTTAGCTTGTACCTTATCATGGAGTAGTAATTCATACCAAAACTCATGCACATACCAGCAACAAACAAGGTGCTCGATTAAGCAACAATTCGCATTTCTCAACTTAAagactccaaaaaaaaaaaagatgttatCATTGAAAGCAATACGGCCAAATGTATAGTTTTTCTACAACATTTTGAAAATGATGCCTCTGAATCAATAGATTCTTATGTGACATTAATCCCACGTAGAGCATCAACAGCAATAAAATGTAAAAGAACCAATTAAGTaattaaccaaaacaaaacTTGATCAGGCAGAAAAGAGATTATTGATGCGAGTTGACAAAACTGCACTTGGTTCGAATCTCGCCTTCATGTGGGCCTGTGAGGACTTGGACATTCCCAAGCTTGGCCATGGAAACCCCAAACTGGTAGAAGAAAAGAGAGGGTTGATCAGCCAATGCGCTAACAAGTGGTGCAGTCCTTGAATCAATATACAGCTTTGCATCTGTTGGTAAGAGTCCCATATTCTTTGGAAGATTAGCATAGTACTGAACATCAAAGGTCCTTGGGGTTGTAGCATCGAGGTCAACGTACTCAGATGCCCATCTGCATTTTCCTTTTAAGAAGTTCAAATACCGTGCATTAACGGATGGATCTGGTTTTCCAGTCCCGCTGTAGTTAAAGATCCTGTTTTGTATTGAACCGCATGAAGCCCTTCCAATAGTGTGTGCCCCTGAAGAAGAGCATGACTTTGTAAgtgatatataataattttcaattggaaaaagagaaatgaatcTGTTTGTCTTTTATTAGCTTTATATGGGACTATGGGAGAGTTGGTTCACCTGAAAGAATAGCCAAATCAACAACATTGAGACCCTTGGACTGGAAAAGCTCGATGAGAGAAGTAATGCTTTCGTGACCCATTGGAACCTCTTCAGCTTCTTTGGCAAGAGAAACCAGCCCATCTTTCCTCCCGTATTGGACCATCCAATACGGGCCTCCAGCGATAACAGTGGCATCCCTAGCAGCTGCTGTCAGAATATCAGCGCAAGACACTATTCGTGGGCACTTCTTCTCTATCTCCGCTTTGATATCATCGATCACTTCGAATCCTCTTAATGTCTTGCTGACTTCGGTCCACCTTTCACTTCCCTCATGGTCTAAAAGTATGGAAGCGTCGCAACCCTACGTGCGTACGTTGCATATATGacaagaaaatgaatgaatattgcagacatatatagtatagacatttgacacaaatataaattcaaCATAAGTACTGATATCTAAAAAATTAAGATGAGGCATTAATATTCTCTCACCCTAACAGAGCAGTCATGAAAGTGCAGCCTAATGAGACTGGCAGCGAGGGAGGGATCCTTCACAATCCATTCTTTTAATTTAGCATTGATAATGGCTTCAAGATCTGGACATTTCTTACCATAATAACCAAAGGAAAGGCAGTCTTCGGAAGGCAAGGTCATCTGATCAGGCAACTTATCAATCTTCAGTAAATAATCATGATGATCACCGTCGTCGAGCTGGGCAGAGGCGGATGAAAACAAGTACTGAACCCCAATTAGGAGGCCGAGGAAGACAAATGAAACTGATGAGGAATTCATGATATTGGCCGGACGTCGACGACGTTCACTACTTCAATTAATTATGTATCAATCTAAacagcaaatatatatatagcatatttaaggtaaaagaaagacatgatgtGGGAATTATCGTGTATGATTTATATCAATCATTCATGATTAATAATAGATCAACGTACGACGTGAGACGCACACATGCCAGCTCCATCCTTAAACAAACATGACATGCTAGCATGTACGTAGCTAGGTttgacaatattattaattccaTTAATTGTTTATTAACAAAATGACATTGAcatcgtattttttttttttttaatgttgatcGTGAAAGGAATAAAAGAATAAGGTCATGTACTGTCTCTCTAATTAATGTAATTTGTACATAGCTatatatttatgcatatatataataattattatttaagaaataataatgaggccgatgattgttttttttttctcccttttgtGGACTAATATATAGGCTAAAAAGGGAACTATTAATGTTTTATAAATGTCTGCAGATCAAACTAATTTCTTTGTCACGACTCACAATACATAACATATATGAGAGTGAGTTGAAAaggaataattaattaattaaaaaaataagcacattaattaattaatagtattTAAAATTCCAAATTATAAGGTTAAAGCTGggcctgcatatatatatatatatatatatatagatatatatattctaattctAATTCATAGTCTATATGTGAGCCATTCCTTTTTAGACCGTTCGTCTCTAATTAATGGGGACCAATTTACGAGGGCTTGCTCTCTCTTCGTTCGAAGCATTTGACCAACGGGTTTGGCTTGCCTCCTGTGCCAAAATAACAGGAAATTTCCTGTTAAAAAACTAACGGTCATGATCGGCTACTAACAAGCAATTatactatttaatttttttttttcttcatctgCACTTATACTCATTTCgattaatttaaaatcttcTATATTGTtacttaataatttttatatatgaagtgcCTAACATATTTCATTCTcctctaattttaaaaataatatttacgattttaattttgagacgtgtaaaaataaattatattactctcatttgaaatttatttaaaaaattatatttttaattttaaaactcatttaaaaaaaatatatgaaatttatacactctaaaatatacctaacattactcatataaatattttgtcaaaattttcttaaaattaagtttaaagATATCAATGAGAATGCACTtacatttattaaattatttattacatgttggtatataatatattatttattacaaatattataaaatcaaaatatattaatattataaaagtaaaagatataaatatatttgttacaagttattatatttagatttaGCTTGCCTCCTAATGAATAAATacgtttaataaatatttaatgaataaatatgcaagtcaaattcttatatttaatgaataaatatatttaataaataaatatttagaaatgaTTAAATATCTTAGACatataagagataaaaattattaaaaagctggattattaataaataatcattaatTCTTTAACCAGAAATGTGCTGTTATTTTGGGATGCAAGCCAAACCCCCAACCAACAGGGTAATTAAGGACGTAGAGGCCTACCACTGATCTTTCGGTCGATCCGTTTCGCACAgataaattatcaaataagaTTAAATGGTAAATGGCAGCTTTTCCTATAGGCTGTAATTCATAGACTAGGTATATATATCGGACaatgctggttttttttttttgggtctctCTATTCTTTCATGCTAAAGTGTTTATTAATATAagagttttgttttatataaaagtaaagttgtgtattaatttatatattaatattaatttatttatatttaaaatttaaagtgatattatttttaataaaatttaatttttgattaatcatattagattgacacacatattaatacgtaattttgtttacaactagattttttttaatttaaatgagtattttttttatcactttttaaatattactaaacattaaaaaaataaaaaatatataaatttaggcACTGCTTTaaccattaatatatatatgagttggGATATTAAATAAGCATAtttaatagatatataattatttttcatatatataattagattcGGGACATGAAAAATGTTGTAGTCACCGATATAATGATTCGAGGATTTCTacaaatttactttttgtttatttatttatttgtttttatatttttacttaataattaagtaagtgtttttaaataattgtattaattttattttttttaaatatttgaagggtctaaaataacatttgaaaaaaaaaaaaaaaattttacctTCTCGATAAGCATATCGGTGAGGATTGCTGTAGCATGGCTCTTCAGGACATTAGGGGCGGGGACGATTTTGCGAGAGAGAAACAAAGATGTATATCCTAATTATTGGATTCATTTATCTAGGATAGGGTGTAATTGGTTGAGATCAAGTGAGTAGTCATGTGTAGTTAAAAATCTCTCAGTTTTACTTTAGAAAGAGAAGTTCTGACTTCTCTCTAGGAAAAATAAACCTCTCCGTTCAGTTTCGCCGGAGAGGAATGTGTGAGTCTCGGCTCCACCTTCCTCTCCATCtcgtttttcttttccattcctTTTTTGTTACTTATATGTGCATATGCTTATATGGTAGTGTTTTTCTACCAGTTTGGATTTTCTCAGATTTGTAGCTTTCTGGCCATGAACAGTTGACACGCGCTCCACCAAAATGTTTGCCTCCTGCCGATCTACTGGAACGACATGGAACCGCGCCCAAAATGTCGGCGCGTGTCCCTCACGAGCCGCCGCACTCCGACAACTCCGCCGGCTACACCCGCCATACTAGCAGACTTCCCACCCTTCAATCCTTTAGATCGACATGACCTCTTCTCATTTCCATTGGCGGGTGGTCCTCACGCGCCACTCCAGAGGGGCCGGTTGGCTTTTCGGTCACTACATATCTGTCATTCCGATGCCAATTTGTCCAGATTATTACTTTTCCTAATCGGTGATCTTGTGAAAAAGACTAAAGATCTCACCAACAAACACTTCAAGGCTCTCAACTACAATGCTTCCGCTTGCACTGCATTCGGCTGTGGTTTACTTTCAAAACGTCTTTTAAAACGATATCCTCTTTGTAGGCTTTGGGTAGAGACTACGAAATTAGTCTCAAAatccgttttttttttccacctcGTTTACATTGTGATTGTTGCATTGGAGAATTTGTTGGGGAACTCTACCCTCTCTAACTTGTATCATCTTTTACTTTAATGAAATATGTTTacttagaaaaaagaaaaaaaaaaaaagtagtcatgtgtagttaaattataatcatttagtttttatttaaacacgAGTCGAACtcgaatttatttttgagtcatatttataatgaaaaataataatttatttatttattgaataagTTAAAGCTTATTCGTGAGCTATTTAATTttagtaaaatatattatttatgttatatcctataattttattggaaattaatcttgataaTTAACACTCACTTTTTGTAAATTATTATCTACGTGAGGAATATATATTTAGTCTCCTTAATTGATTTTAGAAACCATGCATTTGCGTCGCTCTTTAATCatctttagaatttttttttaatttatatttctttcaaaagaaaatattattatatacagaCAAAATCTAAGGGTAGGTTTGGGACATAAGATGAGACATaatattctcatctcatctcatcattataactttttcaaatttctatacaaaatataataaacaattcaacttttttaaatcctatttcaacatttttaaatctaaaaacattaataatattaaaaaataatattttaaacattcATCTAGaactaaaaattttcatttcactcTCCAAACCTCCCCTAATAGTAGTTGGTATCAtaattaaaaactttttaataaaaagcacCTGGACTAGATGGATTTGGACCATGCTTCTACATAATCACTGGGGTGTAGTATCTAAAGAAGTAAGTAGAGCTGCCTTGGCTATTTTGAATGGTAGTTCTCTTGACCTTATGGATTTGGACCTGGACCAGATAGATTTGGACCATGCTTCTACATAATCACTGGGGTGTAGTATCTAAAGAAGTAAGTAGAGCTGCCTTGGCTATTTTGAATGGTAGTTCTCTTGACCTTAATctcaattataattatttagctTTGATCCCAAAAGCAAAGTATCTCAGAAAAGTGTTTGAGTATAGGCTCATAAGTTTGTGTAATATCATGTACAATATAGTTTCTAAAGCAATCACAAATAGATttaaacatgttttatttgagaTAATTTCCTCCACTCAAAGTGCATTCCTGCCTGGAAGATTAATAAGTTATGATATCATGGTGACTTATGAGTTATTACACTCAATGAAGAATATTAGAAAGAAGGGGAAAGCGGGAAGTATGGCCATGAAGTTATACACGTCTAAAGCCTATGACCGTGTGAAGTGGGAGTATTTGGAGGCTATCTTGATTAAGCTTGATTTTTGTATAAAGTGGGTGGATTTAGTAATGAAATGTGTCAAATATGCTTCCTATTATGTGCTTATTAATGGGGTACCTGGTTTTAAGTTTTGACCTCCAAGAGGGTTGAGACAAAGGGATCTTTTGTCATCCTATCTGTTCATTATATGTGTTGAGGGTTTAAGTAGCTTGCTAGATTATTATGAGAAGAGAAAATTCACAAAACGGGTACAAGTGGCTCGAGGGGGTACTAGTATCAATCATTTACTTTTTACAAATGATTGTATCTTATTTGGCATAGGTAAAATTGAGGAATGGAGGAGGATTCAAAAAGTTTTGCAAGTGTATGAAAAGGCCTTAGGGCAGTTCCTCAATAAAGATAAAACAACTGTATTTTTTAACAGTAACACTCAGCCTATTGACAAGTAGGCCATAAGGGAAGCTAGACAGTCAGTTGTTTGTAGTACATATGAAAAATACCTTGGTCTCCTTGCTATGGTAGGGAGATCAAAGTTTAATACTTTTAGAAACCTTAACAAGAggatttggaagaaaatgattaGTTGGAAAAACAACTTCTTGTCACAAGCGGGAAAGAAGTCTTAATCAAGGTTGTCATGCAGTCTACTCCAACTTATACCATGTGAGTGTTTAAATTTCCCAACAGATTGTGTAAAGGAAGGCAGTAAGAAGGGAGGGGGATGGTGTGGAGGAATTCGGAGAGGATGAGTGTTTAGAAAGAAAAGTGGGGGAATAAGATTTagagattttgaaagttttaataTTGTCCTTCTTGCAAAACAAGAGTGTATATTTCTCAAATATCCCTTTTTTTTGGTAACGGTGATATTTAGATAAAAGTATTTTAGAAATTGGAGCTTTATGGAGACAAAACTGGGCATTCAACCGTCTCTAGTGTGGAGAGCATATGGTCTGCTGGGGACTTattaaaagaatgaataaaGTGGATAGTAAGGGATGGGAAGGAGATTCAAATTTGGGGCTCTAAATGGCTTCCTCAGCCCATTTCTTATATTATCCAATCTCCGATGTTCCAGTTGCAAGAAGACTCAAAAGTTGAGGAATTAATTGATAAACAGAAAGGTGAATGAGATGAAACAGAGATTAGAGCCATTTTAACATATGAAGAGGCTGAACAAATCCTCAGTTTATCTTTGAGCAGAGGTAGAACAAAGGATAAGTTGTTATGGGGACCATCTCAGAAAGGATGTTTTCTGCTCGAAGTGTCTACTTCTTGCATTTGGAAATAAGGGAGAGAAGCAAATGTGAGAGTTCATTAGGGAGGAAGGTAGATGACAGATGGAGAAGCATTTGAGGTAGGTACCAGGTGTGACAAAACTGTTTCTTTAGAAAGTTGCAAATAATCTACTGCCAACAAAGGAAAATCTTTTTAAGAGGAAGGTGACAGAATACAAAAGGTGCCCTATGTGTGATGCAGAAGAAGAATCCcttatgcatgtgtgtgtgggAGTGCCCTGTAGCAAATGACATATGGGGTAATGATGCAAGTTATGTCAAGAAATGGACTAGATTAGAAATGGAGTTTCTGCCATTGTGGGAGAAGCTAATGAATAGACTTACCAAGAGCTAGTTGGAGAAGATGGAAGGTTTAACTTAGGAGAAATGACTagattttcaaaaaaagaatGGCTTGCCCCAATAATTCTTTCATTGCTACTAAGACAACTCTGCAAGAGTTTCAAGAAATCCAATTGGCTCCTTTTCAGAATGGTACAGTATAGAACAACTTGGTAGAAAGGTTGAAGTGGGAAAAACCAGAAAGGGGTTATGTAAAAGTCAATAGGGATGCATCTTTGGATTTAAAGAGGAAGAGAATAGGGTTAGGGATTATGATAAGAGATGAAGAATGAGAGGCTATGGCTGTAGTGTGTGATCAAAAGTCCAATGTGGTGGATGCAGTATTAGGAGAAAGTTTTGCTTTGAGGAAAGTAGTAGGATTGTGCCCTGACCTCAACATTCAACAAGCCATGTTCGAAGGAGATGCAAAAGTAGTTATCCATCCTGTGCAAAGTGATAATGGAGCCCTACCTTACTTTGTATATAGAGGAAAGAATATGGTAGCTCATACTTTAGCCAAAAAAGCTTTAGCTATTAAGGAAGAACAAGTACGGATAAAGGAGGTCCTAGCTTTTATTGTGGGATGTTTGAAtattgataaagttgtaatagGTGAAGATTAATGAAAAgaactatatttaaaaataaataaataaataaataaaaagtgttGAAGAAATAAGATATGCACAAGACttatggaagaagaagaagatcataGTCGATAGAAATAGAGAGATGTATGTATGCTAGATTTGGATATAAAGatgatttcaactcatctcttttttttttttttttgatttcaactcatctcatttccttattataacttttctaaattttcatacaaaatataataaacaattcaatttttttaaatctcaaataataataatattaaaaataatattctaacaatattttattcagttttcaattaaaatcatgatctcatctcatctcgctaTCCAAAACTCACTTAAGGGGGCTTTGACATcgtattcttctttttctttcttcctatatatatagctgctttttgatctttttcttattcttgCCACTTCCCTGTAGCTTGTAACAACGGGTCAAAATTGTAACGTAGGTCGATCACAATGCTCAACCATGCAGGTAAAATTAATGGTACGTTGTCTATTTGACTTTATGCATATTAATTAAGATAAAGTAAAAAGATATGATTTGACCAACGTAACT
This sequence is a window from Carya illinoinensis cultivar Pawnee chromosome 9, C.illinoinensisPawnee_v1, whole genome shotgun sequence. Protein-coding genes within it:
- the LOC122276893 gene encoding CLAVATA3/ESR (CLE)-related protein TDIF-like; the protein is MWALLGPPPGGLWAASKGALPISFCMATDNINVSPYLNSLTGLFFILLLISDTTVAGMKHSSPPLTSFRDGATKRNTMEFSSRKHGVGKSKTDCASTAIHDVRPSGPRRGRLQFQASRSTLPWQEKTFYDGEHEVPSGPNPISNR
- the LOC122276894 gene encoding peroxidase 7-like, which translates into the protein MNSSSVSFVFLGLLIGVQYLFSSASAQLDDGDHHDYLLKIDKLPDQMTLPSEDCLSFGYYGKKCPDLEAIINAKLKEWIVKDPSLAASLIRLHFHDCSVRGCDASILLDHEGSERWTEVSKTLRGFEVIDDIKAEIEKKCPRIVSCADILTAAARDATVIAGGPYWMVQYGRKDGLVSLAKEAEEVPMGHESITSLIELFQSKGLNVVDLAILSGAHTIGRASCGSIQNRIFNYSGTGKPDPSVNARYLNFLKGKCRWASEYVDLDATTPRTFDVQYYANLPKNMGLLPTDAKLYIDSRTAPLVSALADQPSLFFYQFGVSMAKLGNVQVLTGPHEGEIRTKCSFVNSHQ